GTCCCAGAGCAAGGAAATATGGGTTCTGAAACTGTTTCAAAGTGATCGAAACCTCAGGATTGTGGAGAATCTGTCCGTAAGCTTTCTTGATGTCCGCCTCGATCTCGGGTACCGTTTCACCCCCGATGTGGACTCCCCCTGCATTTCGAAGGGAAATATAGCCATCGGGATTGACCGTCACCGTCTGATTGAATTCAGGCGTGAAGGGGAAATCAATTTCCAGCACGTCCCCGCTGTCCACTTCATAGCGAGGGTCCCGCCGCTGCAATTCCGGTTGGCCGGAGTTTGCCGTAGCAGGGAGCTTGTCAACGCCATGGCTCAGCGCCTCGCTGATCTGATCGGGAGGAGGTGAAGTTTTGTCGGGGGGCGGTGAACTCCTGGCGTTCTTCTGGCCTGCCA
This window of the Terriglobia bacterium genome carries:
- a CDS encoding polysaccharide biosynthesis/export family protein; this translates as MGPRRKNLIMVAALLACFTGISVTGLLAGQKNARSSPPPDKTSPPPDQISEALSHGVDKLPATANSGQPELQRRDPRYEVDSGDVLEIDFPFTPEFNQTVTVNPDGYISLRNAGGVHIGGETVPEIEADIKKAYGQILHNPEVSITLKQFQNPYFLALGQVNRPGKYDLRGATTVAQAVAIAGGFTGKGRRNDIILFRRVSDNWVSATKVNLKQMLSSKSLAEDLQLHPGDMIYVPQNTLSKVKPFIPLPSLSYYPH